One window from the genome of Microbacterium sulfonylureivorans encodes:
- a CDS encoding DUF6716 putative glycosyltransferase, with amino-acid sequence MTRPGKRPGAGPPRRIVAIADTDSYVKWAAALLGTLDEGWDASLLVVETPLVVSDVQLAAALAGSGLPVERVARVTWDGLMPALAGRRADALLLAARGPFVRVLAREAARLTPRPVLVTGLPGISIPATRKAIAYRTQCDLFVLHSRRECREFADLSVERRMPQRFALASLPFARTGAGGGAAGTDLVFAPQAKVPADRADRLRIARLLVRAAETDPSRRVVVKLRAASGEHQTHAERDSYPDLLATLAPLPPNLVISSTSMGLALDDAEGLVTVSSTAAIEAIARGIPVIALDTFGVAPELINEVLADARLLGGEQDVVERRFRRPQRAWLDDNYFHDPSADDWAGRTAELIEARRSGTLAPRAPLARRGGSLRDTWERKIVLGPQDRTLRGRVAVVIGMPLRLVVRTAQRVRSLVRVAPSAAR; translated from the coding sequence GTGACGCGGCCCGGGAAGAGGCCCGGCGCGGGGCCGCCGCGGCGCATCGTCGCGATCGCCGACACCGACTCCTACGTCAAGTGGGCGGCAGCGCTCCTCGGCACGCTCGATGAGGGGTGGGATGCCTCGCTCCTCGTCGTCGAGACGCCGCTGGTCGTCTCGGACGTGCAGCTCGCCGCCGCCCTCGCGGGAAGCGGCCTGCCGGTCGAGCGCGTTGCCCGCGTGACGTGGGACGGCCTGATGCCCGCCTTGGCAGGGCGGCGGGCGGACGCCCTCCTGCTCGCGGCGAGGGGGCCGTTCGTCCGTGTGCTCGCGCGCGAGGCGGCGCGCCTGACACCGCGGCCGGTGCTGGTCACCGGGCTGCCGGGGATCTCGATCCCCGCCACGCGCAAGGCGATCGCGTACCGCACCCAGTGCGACCTCTTCGTGCTCCACTCGCGCCGGGAGTGCCGCGAGTTCGCCGACCTGTCGGTCGAGCGCCGGATGCCGCAGCGCTTCGCCCTGGCTTCGCTCCCGTTCGCGCGGACCGGTGCCGGAGGCGGCGCGGCGGGAACGGACCTGGTGTTCGCGCCGCAGGCGAAGGTTCCGGCCGACCGGGCCGACCGCCTGCGGATCGCCCGGCTGCTGGTGCGCGCCGCGGAGACCGACCCGTCGCGACGCGTCGTGGTGAAGCTGCGTGCGGCGAGCGGTGAGCACCAGACGCACGCCGAGCGCGACAGCTATCCCGATCTGCTCGCGACGCTGGCGCCGCTGCCGCCGAACCTCGTGATCTCGTCGACGTCCATGGGGCTCGCGCTGGATGACGCCGAGGGGCTCGTCACGGTCAGCTCGACCGCGGCGATCGAGGCGATCGCCCGCGGCATCCCGGTCATCGCCCTCGACACCTTCGGCGTCGCCCCCGAACTCATCAACGAGGTGCTGGCCGACGCCCGGCTCCTCGGCGGCGAGCAGGACGTGGTCGAGCGACGGTTCCGGCGGCCCCAGCGGGCCTGGCTCGACGACAACTACTTCCACGACCCTTCCGCCGACGACTGGGCCGGCCGGACGGCGGAGCTGATCGAGGCCCGCCGATCGGGGACGCTCGCCCCCCGAGCGCCCCTCGCGCGCCGCGGTGGGTCGCTGCGCGACACCTGGGAGCGAAAGATCGTGCTCGGGCCGCAGGACCGCACGCTCCGCGGACGGGTGGCCGTCGTGATCGGGATGCCGCTGCGCCTGGTCGTGCGCACCGCCCAGCGTGTGCGGAGCCTGGTCCGCGTCGCTCCGTCCGCGGCGCGCTGA
- a CDS encoding sensor histidine kinase, producing the protein MSGQTWDETGPRFRPPPGVTLFVPVVVAFLVQVPATIALSWWTRTPVPVAALSVALAAASALALLAARRWPGPTVAFVAALTAIDLFVPPEGGPPAVALAFAIIGAVVRGARLWALIAVGIGWLGAIVVAGLMDVSWHPFRIALATLGLAVCFAIGEGIRARLQGAAQRRAQLVERRRVTEQEERARIARELHDVLAHSLSQIAVQSGVGLHLFDREPERAREALSNIRTLSATGLDEVRGVLSFLRGDDGGAPVTAPLTPQPQLAELPALVSGRSGLGLVVELDDRLGADLPPSATQTAAYRVAQEALTNVVRHSAAARATVVVARDGDELVLTVTDDGAGIPSGASERGGLRGMRERTALLGGSLAIETSTHGTTVVARLPWEPAS; encoded by the coding sequence ATGTCGGGCCAGACGTGGGATGAGACCGGGCCGCGCTTCCGGCCGCCGCCGGGCGTGACCCTCTTCGTCCCCGTCGTCGTCGCGTTCCTGGTGCAGGTGCCGGCGACGATCGCCCTGTCGTGGTGGACCCGCACCCCGGTGCCCGTCGCAGCGCTCAGCGTCGCATTGGCCGCGGCATCCGCTCTCGCCCTTCTCGCCGCCCGACGCTGGCCGGGACCCACCGTCGCGTTCGTGGCGGCGCTGACGGCGATCGACCTCTTCGTGCCGCCCGAGGGCGGACCGCCGGCCGTCGCCCTCGCCTTCGCGATCATCGGCGCAGTCGTGCGCGGCGCCCGGCTGTGGGCGCTCATCGCCGTCGGCATCGGATGGCTCGGCGCGATCGTGGTCGCCGGCCTCATGGACGTGTCATGGCATCCGTTCCGCATCGCACTGGCGACGCTCGGGCTGGCCGTCTGCTTCGCGATCGGCGAAGGCATCCGCGCCCGCCTGCAGGGCGCCGCACAGCGCCGCGCGCAGCTCGTCGAACGGCGACGCGTCACCGAGCAGGAGGAGCGGGCGCGCATCGCCCGCGAGCTGCACGACGTGCTCGCCCACTCCCTCAGCCAGATCGCCGTGCAGTCGGGTGTCGGCCTGCACCTGTTCGACCGCGAGCCCGAGCGCGCCCGCGAGGCCCTGTCCAACATCCGGACGCTCAGCGCCACGGGGCTCGACGAGGTGCGCGGCGTGCTCTCGTTCCTCCGGGGCGACGACGGCGGTGCTCCCGTGACGGCTCCGCTCACGCCGCAGCCCCAGCTCGCGGAGCTCCCCGCACTCGTATCCGGCCGGTCCGGACTCGGGCTCGTCGTCGAGCTCGACGACCGACTCGGCGCCGACCTGCCCCCGAGCGCGACGCAGACCGCGGCGTACCGCGTCGCCCAGGAGGCGCTCACGAACGTGGTGCGGCACTCCGCGGCCGCCCGTGCGACGGTCGTCGTCGCGCGTGACGGCGACGAGCTGGTGCTCACCGTGACCGACGACGGCGCCGGCATCCCCTCCGGCGCGAGCGAGCGCGGAGGTCTCCGGGGCATGCGCGAGCGCACCGCGCTGCTCGGTGGTTCGCTCGCGATCGAGACGAGCACGCACGGCACGACCGTCGTCGCCCGTCTCCCGTGGGAGCCGGCGTCGTGA
- a CDS encoding putative quinol monooxygenase, whose amino-acid sequence MTFANIGSLGTLPGRRDELVSLLIRPSAALAEVGCLLYEVGVSDDEPDIVFVAELWVSEQAHRDSLALPSVQAAIAEARPLLSGVMGGTRFHVVGSPLRAH is encoded by the coding sequence ATGACGTTCGCGAACATCGGCAGCCTTGGCACGCTCCCCGGCCGCCGCGACGAGCTGGTCTCCCTTCTCATCCGTCCGAGCGCCGCGCTGGCCGAGGTCGGGTGCCTCCTCTACGAGGTCGGCGTGTCCGACGACGAGCCCGACATCGTGTTCGTCGCGGAGCTGTGGGTGTCCGAGCAGGCGCATCGCGACTCGCTCGCCCTCCCGTCGGTGCAGGCGGCCATCGCCGAAGCGCGCCCGCTGCTGTCGGGTGTCATGGGAGGAACGCGGTTCCACGTCGTGGGGTCGCCGCTGCGCGCTCACTGA
- a CDS encoding response regulator transcription factor: protein MIRVALADDHQLVRAGFGALLNSEPDIEVVAEASGGQELLRAIRETPVDVALLDIRMPDGDGLWLTEQIAADPSLAAVRVVIVTTFELDEYVSRAILAGASGFLVKDTEPADLIRAVRAVAAGDALLSPGVTRRLLDRAAVGMRESPDPELLAALTDREVDVLRLVAEGLTNDEIGARLHLSPLTAKTHVSRIMQKLHARDRVRLVVLAYESGIATPGWR from the coding sequence GTGATCCGCGTCGCGCTCGCCGACGACCACCAGCTCGTGCGCGCGGGGTTCGGCGCACTGCTGAACTCGGAGCCCGACATCGAGGTCGTCGCCGAGGCATCCGGCGGACAGGAGCTGCTCCGCGCGATCCGCGAGACGCCCGTCGACGTCGCGCTGCTCGACATCCGCATGCCCGACGGCGACGGCCTGTGGCTGACCGAGCAGATCGCCGCGGATCCCTCCTTGGCCGCCGTCCGCGTCGTCATCGTGACGACGTTCGAGCTCGACGAGTACGTTTCGCGCGCGATCCTCGCCGGCGCGAGCGGGTTTCTCGTGAAGGACACCGAGCCCGCCGACCTCATCCGTGCCGTGCGCGCCGTCGCGGCAGGCGACGCGCTGCTCTCTCCCGGCGTCACCCGCCGACTGCTCGACCGGGCGGCGGTCGGCATGCGCGAATCGCCGGATCCCGAACTGCTCGCCGCGCTCACCGACCGCGAGGTCGACGTGCTGCGGCTGGTGGCCGAGGGGCTGACCAACGACGAGATCGGCGCCCGTCTGCACCTGTCGCCCCTCACCGCGAAGACCCACGTGTCGCGCATCATGCAGAAGCTCCACGCGCGCGACCGCGTGCGGCTCGTCGTGCTCGCGTACGAGTCCGGCATCGCGACACCCGGCTGGCGATAG
- a CDS encoding 5'-3' exonuclease, with the protein MTDRLMLLDSASLYFRAFYGVPDTVRAPDGTPVNAVRGFLDIITKLVTTYRPTHLVACWDDDWRPQWRVDLIPTYKTHRVAEVVAVGPDVEVVPDPLEVQVPVIRDTLDALGIPIVGAAEHEADDVIGTLATRAPIPVDVVTGDRDLFQLIDDARDVRVVYTARGMSNLEVLTDASVVAKYGILPSQYADFATLRGDSSDGLPGVAGIGEKTAAGLLAAHGDLPGILAAAEAGDGMSAGVRAKLEAGSAYLAVAPTVVGVVRDLPLPEIDARLHPLDDKAKEDASALAERWALGTAMTRIIAALDAV; encoded by the coding sequence GTGACCGACCGCCTCATGCTGCTCGATTCGGCCTCGCTGTACTTCCGCGCGTTCTACGGCGTGCCCGACACGGTCCGCGCGCCCGACGGCACTCCGGTCAACGCGGTGCGCGGGTTCCTCGACATCATCACGAAGCTCGTGACCACCTACCGTCCCACCCACCTCGTGGCCTGCTGGGACGACGACTGGCGCCCGCAGTGGCGTGTAGACCTCATCCCGACGTACAAGACGCACCGGGTTGCCGAGGTCGTCGCCGTCGGTCCCGACGTCGAGGTGGTCCCCGACCCGCTCGAGGTGCAGGTGCCCGTGATCCGTGACACGCTCGACGCCCTCGGCATCCCGATCGTCGGCGCCGCCGAGCACGAGGCCGACGACGTCATCGGCACGCTCGCGACCCGCGCCCCGATACCGGTCGACGTCGTGACCGGCGACCGCGACCTCTTCCAGCTCATCGACGACGCCCGCGACGTGCGCGTTGTCTACACCGCCCGCGGCATGAGCAACCTCGAGGTGCTCACCGACGCCAGCGTCGTGGCCAAGTACGGGATCCTTCCCAGCCAGTACGCCGATTTCGCGACGCTGCGCGGCGATTCGTCCGACGGACTGCCGGGAGTCGCCGGGATCGGCGAGAAGACCGCAGCGGGCCTCCTCGCCGCCCACGGCGATCTCCCCGGCATCCTCGCGGCGGCCGAGGCGGGCGACGGCATGTCGGCCGGCGTGCGGGCCAAGCTCGAAGCCGGATCCGCCTACCTCGCGGTCGCCCCGACCGTCGTCGGCGTCGTGCGCGACCTGCCGCTGCCCGAGATCGACGCACGCCTTCATCCGCTCGACGACAAGGCGAAGGAGGATGCCTCGGCCCTCGCCGAACGGTGGGCACTGGGCACGGCGATGACGAGGATCATCGCGGCTCTCGACGCCGTCTGA
- a CDS encoding acylneuraminate cytidylyltransferase, which translates to MSEVVAIVPARGGSKGVPRKNLSRVGGIPLIARAIDAARRCPSIDRVVVTTDDGDIAAVAEEWGAEVVVRPADLAGDAATSESALLHALDVLEERKVDVGVVAFLQATSPFIDVPALDDAVHLVRSRRRDSVFSAVETYGFLWAKAAGDAAEAINHDVDVRPRRQEREPHYLETGGFYVLRAAGFRATGHRFFGSIGIAEVAERTAIEIDTAAELEIARALAPLVDAPAPIDVDAVVTDFDGVHTDDSVRVDQDGGESVNVSRSDGMGVARLRAAGIPVLILSTEANPVVTARARKLRVDVAQDTADKASALRAWADGRGIPLSRIAYLGNDVNDLACLDIVGWPVAVPGAHPLVLAAARVVLDRPGGAGAVRDLAERVLAGRATASADPLTAAQEAP; encoded by the coding sequence ATGAGCGAGGTGGTCGCGATCGTCCCCGCGCGCGGCGGCTCGAAGGGCGTGCCCCGCAAGAACCTGAGCCGCGTCGGCGGCATCCCGCTGATCGCGCGCGCCATCGACGCCGCGCGGCGGTGCCCGTCGATCGACCGCGTGGTCGTCACGACCGATGACGGCGACATCGCGGCGGTGGCGGAGGAGTGGGGCGCCGAGGTCGTCGTGAGGCCCGCCGATCTCGCCGGCGACGCCGCGACCTCCGAGAGCGCTCTGCTCCATGCGCTCGACGTGCTCGAGGAGCGCAAGGTCGACGTGGGAGTCGTGGCGTTCCTTCAGGCGACATCGCCGTTCATCGACGTGCCCGCGCTCGACGACGCCGTCCATCTTGTGCGCTCGCGCCGTCGCGACAGCGTCTTCTCCGCGGTCGAGACGTACGGATTCCTGTGGGCCAAGGCAGCCGGCGATGCCGCGGAGGCCATCAACCACGACGTCGACGTGCGCCCGCGTCGCCAGGAGCGCGAGCCGCACTATCTCGAGACGGGCGGCTTCTACGTGTTGCGGGCCGCGGGCTTCCGGGCGACCGGGCACCGGTTCTTCGGCAGCATCGGCATCGCCGAGGTCGCCGAGCGCACCGCTATCGAGATCGACACCGCGGCCGAGCTCGAGATCGCCCGTGCCCTCGCGCCGCTCGTCGACGCGCCTGCGCCGATCGACGTCGACGCCGTCGTCACCGACTTCGACGGCGTGCACACCGACGACTCCGTACGGGTGGACCAGGACGGCGGCGAGTCCGTCAACGTGAGCCGGTCCGACGGCATGGGTGTGGCTCGGCTCCGGGCGGCGGGCATCCCGGTGCTGATCCTCTCGACCGAGGCGAACCCCGTCGTCACCGCGCGGGCGCGCAAGCTGCGGGTCGACGTCGCGCAGGACACCGCCGACAAGGCCTCGGCCCTGCGGGCATGGGCCGACGGCCGCGGCATCCCGCTGTCGCGCATCGCGTATCTCGGAAACGACGTCAACGACCTCGCCTGCCTCGACATCGTCGGCTGGCCCGTCGCCGTTCCCGGCGCGCACCCGCTCGTCCTCGCCGCGGCCCGTGTCGTGCTCGACCGCCCCGGCGGCGCCGGCGCGGTGCGCGACCTCGCCGAGCGCGTGCTCGCCGGCCGGGCCACGGCATCCGCAGATCCCCTCACCGCCGCACAGGAGGCACCATGA
- a CDS encoding N-acetylneuraminate synthase family protein — protein sequence MTVTIGTRVVGGGRPAYVIAEIGLNHNGDVELAKQLIDVAADAGADAVKFQKRTPEICTPEHMRDIPRETPWGTMTYLDYRRRVEFDRDQYIEISDHALLRGLEWFASPWDEPSIAFLEDLGVTAHKVASASLTDHALLRALRDTGKTVILSTGMSTIEQIDAAIEVVGTERLLLMHATSTYPMEPGEANLRMIPALRDRYPGVPVGYSGHERGLQISLAAVALGAVAVERHITLDRTMWGSDHAASLEPTGLQHLVRDIRVIEAALGDGVKRVYPGELAPMAKLRRVPA from the coding sequence ATGACCGTCACGATCGGAACCCGCGTCGTCGGAGGCGGTCGTCCCGCCTACGTGATCGCAGAGATCGGCCTGAACCACAACGGCGACGTCGAGCTCGCCAAGCAGCTCATCGACGTGGCCGCCGATGCGGGTGCCGACGCGGTGAAGTTCCAGAAGCGCACCCCCGAGATCTGCACCCCGGAGCACATGCGCGACATCCCGCGCGAGACGCCGTGGGGGACGATGACGTACCTCGATTACCGTCGCCGGGTCGAGTTCGACCGCGACCAGTACATCGAGATCTCCGACCACGCGCTGCTGCGGGGCCTCGAGTGGTTCGCCTCCCCGTGGGACGAGCCGAGCATCGCGTTCCTCGAGGACCTGGGGGTCACCGCGCACAAGGTCGCGTCGGCATCGCTGACCGACCACGCGCTGCTGCGAGCGCTCCGCGACACCGGCAAGACCGTGATCCTCTCGACCGGCATGTCGACCATCGAGCAGATCGACGCCGCGATCGAGGTCGTCGGCACCGAGCGCCTGCTGCTGATGCACGCGACCTCGACGTATCCGATGGAACCGGGCGAGGCCAACCTCCGGATGATCCCCGCCCTGCGCGACCGGTACCCCGGAGTCCCGGTCGGCTATTCCGGGCATGAGCGCGGCCTGCAGATCTCGCTCGCCGCCGTCGCCCTCGGCGCTGTCGCGGTCGAGCGCCACATCACTCTCGACCGCACGATGTGGGGTTCCGACCACGCGGCATCGCTCGAGCCCACCGGCCTGCAGCACCTCGTGCGCGACATCCGCGTCATCGAGGCTGCACTCGGCGACGGCGTGAAGCGCGTGTACCCGGGCGAGCTCGCGCCGATGGCCAAGCTGCGCCGCGTTCCCGCGTGA
- a CDS encoding dihydrofolate reductase family protein, which yields MARVTADISVSADGFSTGPNQREDAPFGDGVGEILHEWMFEHGADHREETAAILEAGAYVMGRNMFGPIRGLWTGDWQGWWGPEPPYHAPVFVLTHFPREPVVMAGGTTFHFVTDGIESAVSRAKEAAGDRDVSIAGGAETLNQVLSRRLLDVLRLHVVPLTLGLGGRTDVVRLFDGVPPLRFDPAHVRSTPHVTHITYEIR from the coding sequence ATGGCACGCGTGACTGCAGACATCTCCGTCTCGGCGGACGGCTTTTCGACCGGGCCGAATCAGCGCGAGGACGCTCCGTTCGGCGACGGTGTCGGCGAGATCCTCCACGAGTGGATGTTCGAGCACGGCGCCGATCATCGCGAGGAGACGGCCGCGATCCTGGAGGCCGGCGCCTACGTCATGGGCCGGAACATGTTCGGGCCGATCCGCGGTCTGTGGACGGGCGACTGGCAGGGCTGGTGGGGACCGGAGCCGCCCTATCACGCGCCGGTCTTCGTGCTCACCCATTTCCCCCGTGAGCCGGTCGTCATGGCAGGCGGGACGACCTTCCACTTCGTCACCGACGGCATCGAGTCGGCGGTCTCCCGGGCGAAGGAGGCGGCCGGAGACAGGGACGTCTCGATCGCCGGCGGTGCCGAAACGCTCAACCAGGTCCTCTCGCGGCGACTTCTCGATGTGCTGCGCCTCCATGTCGTGCCCCTTACGCTCGGGCTCGGGGGGCGCACCGATGTGGTGCGCCTGTTCGACGGGGTGCCGCCGCTGCGCTTCGATCCGGCGCACGTCCGCTCGACGCCGCACGTGACGCACATCACCTACGAGATCCGCTGA